A single window of Bordetella genomosp. 11 DNA harbors:
- a CDS encoding DNA adenine methylase: MQIGPVIRYHGAKFRLAPWVIQHFPPHRCYVEPFGGAAGVLIQKPRAYAEVYNDLDGDIVNLFRVLRDGDRRARLVELLVLTPYARDEFDGAYEPTDDAVERARRTIIRASMGFGSAGATKGTTGFRIDTRRKYGTAQDLWAKYPSQLEQIGRRLAGVMIENRPAIEVIQQHDAPDTLLYVDPPYVHGTRYAGARHGRYYDHEMTDADHDALLDVLQRAAGMVVLSGYPSDMYEEALTGWMRAETTARISAARGTSTRTECLWINPACMAALNGAGLQLEHAA, translated from the coding sequence CGGCGCCAAGTTCCGCCTGGCGCCCTGGGTGATCCAGCACTTCCCGCCGCATCGCTGCTATGTCGAACCCTTCGGCGGCGCGGCCGGCGTGCTGATTCAGAAGCCGCGCGCCTACGCCGAGGTCTACAACGATCTGGACGGCGACATCGTGAACCTGTTCCGCGTTCTGCGTGACGGCGATCGCCGTGCCCGGCTGGTCGAATTGCTGGTCCTGACGCCGTACGCCAGGGATGAGTTCGACGGCGCATACGAGCCAACAGACGATGCCGTGGAGCGCGCCCGGCGAACCATCATCCGCGCGTCCATGGGCTTCGGATCGGCCGGCGCGACAAAGGGCACGACCGGCTTTCGCATTGACACCCGCCGGAAATACGGGACCGCCCAGGATCTCTGGGCGAAGTATCCGTCCCAGCTTGAGCAAATTGGCCGCCGGCTGGCTGGCGTAATGATCGAGAACCGCCCGGCGATCGAGGTCATCCAGCAGCATGATGCGCCGGACACCCTGCTTTATGTTGACCCGCCCTATGTCCACGGTACCCGGTACGCCGGTGCCCGCCACGGCCGCTATTACGACCACGAAATGACGGACGCCGACCATGACGCTCTGCTGGACGTTCTGCAGCGCGCCGCCGGCATGGTCGTTTTGAGCGGCTACCCCAGCGACATGTACGAAGAAGCCCTGACAGGTTGGATGCGCGCCGAAACGACTGCCCGGATTTCGGCGGCGCGCGGCACGTCGACGCGCACCGAATGCCTCTGGATCAACCCCGCATGTATGGCGGCGCTGAATGGCGCGGGCCTGCAACTGGAGCATGCAGCATGA